In Pseudomonas putida, a genomic segment contains:
- the ligA gene encoding NAD-dependent DNA ligase LigA — translation MNAESRIHELRAELDQHNYRYYVLDEPSVPDAEYDRLFNELKALEADHPHLVTPDSPTQRVGGAALAAFSQVRHEVPMLSLGNAFEEADLREFGRRVVEGLDQPGAVDFSCEPKLDGLAVSLLYRDGQLVQGATRGDGTTGEDISANVRTVRNIPLKLHGEGWPAVLEVRGEVFMSKAGFDRLNAAQAEAGGKTFANPRNAAAGSLRQLDSKITASRPLEFCCYGVGQVSAAIADSHIDTLERLKTWGLPISRELKHAAGIEQCLEYYRDIGERRNSLPYEIDGVVFKVNSLAAQRELGFRAREPRWAIAHKFPAMEELTEVLDVEFQVGRTGAVTPVARLKPVKVAGVTVSNATLHNMDEIARLGLRIGDTVIIRRAGDVIPQVMQVVLERRPEHARPVEVPSECPVCGSQVERTQLVKRSKGKETTSEGAVYRCVGRLACGAQLKQAIIHYVSRRAMDIDGLGEKSVEQLVDEGLIGSPADLYKLEFDQVVGLEGFAEVSSRKLLDAIEASKRPSLARFIYALGIPDVGEETAKVLARSLGSLARVQVALPQVLTYLPDIGLEVAYEIHNFFEDEHNRKVIEQLLASGMQLQDEGELAAEFAASTTLAGMIAKLDIASVGPTGAEKLVAKLDSLDKIIAADGIDLRQALATKQAEAVREFFKDEANQQLARAIEAQLLDFGMHWNSEKKTAEGLPLAGQTWVLTGSLERMSRDIAKEKLESLGAKVAGSVSGKTHCVVAGPGAGSKLAKASELGVKVLDEDAFVAFLAGQGISV, via the coding sequence ATGAACGCCGAATCCCGAATCCACGAACTGCGTGCCGAACTCGACCAGCACAACTATCGCTACTACGTGCTCGACGAGCCCAGCGTGCCCGACGCCGAATACGACCGGCTGTTCAACGAGCTCAAGGCGCTGGAGGCCGACCACCCGCATTTGGTGACGCCGGACTCGCCCACCCAGCGCGTGGGTGGCGCAGCCCTGGCCGCGTTCAGCCAGGTGCGCCACGAAGTCCCCATGCTCAGCCTTGGCAACGCCTTCGAGGAAGCCGACCTGCGCGAATTCGGGCGTCGGGTGGTGGAAGGCCTCGACCAGCCGGGTGCGGTCGATTTCAGCTGCGAGCCCAAGCTCGATGGCTTGGCGGTGAGCTTGCTCTACCGCGATGGCCAGTTGGTGCAAGGCGCTACCCGTGGTGACGGCACCACCGGTGAGGACATCAGCGCTAACGTTCGCACCGTGCGCAACATCCCGCTCAAGCTGCACGGTGAGGGCTGGCCAGCGGTGCTGGAGGTGCGCGGCGAGGTGTTCATGAGCAAGGCCGGCTTCGACCGGCTGAATGCCGCCCAGGCCGAGGCCGGCGGCAAGACCTTCGCCAACCCGCGCAACGCCGCCGCTGGCAGCCTGCGCCAGCTGGATTCGAAGATCACCGCGAGCCGCCCGTTGGAATTCTGCTGCTATGGCGTAGGGCAAGTGTCTGCGGCCATCGCCGACAGCCACATCGACACCCTCGAACGACTCAAGACCTGGGGCCTGCCCATCAGCCGCGAGCTCAAGCACGCCGCCGGTATCGAGCAGTGCCTGGAGTACTACCGCGACATCGGCGAGCGGCGTAACAGCCTGCCGTACGAAATCGATGGCGTGGTGTTCAAGGTCAACAGCCTGGCCGCGCAGCGCGAGCTGGGCTTCCGTGCCCGTGAGCCACGCTGGGCAATCGCCCATAAATTCCCAGCCATGGAAGAGCTCACCGAGGTGCTGGACGTCGAGTTCCAGGTCGGTCGCACCGGCGCGGTGACGCCGGTGGCCCGCTTGAAGCCGGTCAAGGTGGCCGGCGTGACCGTGTCCAACGCCACGCTGCACAACATGGACGAGATCGCCCGGTTGGGCCTGCGTATCGGCGACACGGTGATCATCCGTCGTGCTGGCGATGTGATCCCGCAGGTCATGCAGGTGGTGCTGGAGCGCCGCCCGGAACATGCCCGTCCGGTCGAGGTGCCGAGCGAGTGCCCGGTATGCGGTTCGCAGGTCGAGCGCACCCAGTTGGTCAAGCGCAGCAAGGGCAAGGAAACCACCAGCGAGGGCGCGGTGTATCGTTGCGTCGGGCGCCTGGCCTGTGGCGCCCAGCTCAAGCAGGCGATCATCCACTACGTGTCGCGGCGTGCCATGGACATCGACGGCCTGGGTGAGAAGAGCGTCGAACAATTGGTGGACGAGGGGCTGATCGGCTCGCCGGCAGACCTGTACAAACTTGAATTCGACCAGGTGGTTGGCCTGGAAGGCTTCGCCGAAGTCTCCAGCCGCAAGTTGCTCGATGCCATCGAGGCCAGCAAGCGCCCGAGCCTGGCGCGTTTCATCTATGCCCTCGGTATCCCGGATGTGGGTGAAGAGACCGCCAAGGTCCTGGCCCGCTCGCTGGGCAGCCTGGCGCGGGTGCAGGTGGCCTTGCCCCAGGTGCTGACCTATCTGCCGGACATCGGTCTGGAAGTGGCCTACGAGATCCACAACTTCTTCGAGGACGAACACAACCGCAAGGTCATCGAGCAACTGCTGGCCAGCGGCATGCAGTTGCAGGACGAAGGCGAACTGGCTGCCGAGTTCGCGGCCAGCACCACCCTTGCCGGGATGATCGCCAAACTCGACATCGCCTCGGTAGGCCCGACCGGCGCGGAGAAGCTGGTGGCCAAGCTCGACAGCCTGGATAAGATCATCGCCGCCGACGGCATCGACCTGCGCCAGGCGCTGGCCACCAAGCAGGCCGAGGCTGTGCGTGAGTTCTTCAAGGATGAAGCCAATCAGCAGCTGGCGCGGGCTATCGAAGCTCAGTTGCTGGACTTCGGCATGCATTGGAATAGCGAGAAGAAAACCGCCGAAGGCCTGCCATTGGCTGGCCAGACCTGGGTGCTGACTGGCAGCCTGGAGCGCATGAGCCGCGACATCGCCAAGGAGAAGCTGGAGAGCCTGGGGGCCAAGGTGGCGGGTTCGGTGTCCGGCAAGACTCACTGCGTGGTCGCCGGTCCTGGCGCCGGTTCCAAGCTGGCCAAGGCTAGTGAGCTGGGGGTCAAGGTGCTGGATGAGGATGCGTTTGTCGCGTTCCTGGCGGGGCAGGGCATCTCGGTCTGA
- a CDS encoding N-acetylmuramidase family protein, with translation MKNLQGLPSLIVASVGAPGKARNLPADVQCIQYLLNLITPRLGMPLPENGRTDSRLVQCISQYQFRHLKYAHPDGVVDPGGRTFNSLIEEAIRVPVKLHPTLRLPTFANALGSVYGSNNGPDLIQATVNHYLARARAIIEAERRNRQMVLQATCDGGTTLSDSDFQNAATQLGHGITANLVKAFATVESGGRSGFGPANLPVIAFEGHIFRRYTKHKYDRTHPLLSYPYKKKAGPQWQANNKDQAKAWETMATAFALDQEAALKSASWGMFQIMGFNFADCGYKNAFDFVTAMKLNAGQQLKAFLGFCSKNPAFIKAAKNKDYAGMARSYNGDDYGDYDARIKRAYEALEGKK, from the coding sequence ATGAAAAACCTGCAAGGGTTGCCGAGCCTCATCGTGGCGTCGGTGGGGGCTCCAGGCAAAGCGCGAAACCTGCCTGCCGATGTTCAATGCATCCAGTATCTGCTCAACCTGATCACGCCAAGGCTGGGTATGCCCCTGCCTGAAAATGGTCGCACCGACAGCCGTCTGGTGCAGTGCATCAGCCAGTATCAATTCCGCCATCTCAAGTATGCGCACCCCGACGGGGTAGTGGACCCAGGTGGGCGTACCTTCAACAGCCTGATCGAAGAAGCCATTCGCGTACCGGTCAAGTTGCACCCCACGCTGCGCCTGCCGACTTTCGCCAATGCCCTGGGCAGCGTCTATGGCAGCAACAATGGTCCCGATCTGATCCAGGCCACCGTCAATCACTACCTGGCTCGGGCGCGAGCGATCATCGAAGCCGAGCGACGCAATCGGCAGATGGTGCTGCAAGCCACCTGTGACGGCGGGACCACCCTCAGCGACAGCGACTTCCAGAACGCCGCCACCCAGCTTGGCCATGGCATCACCGCCAACCTGGTCAAGGCGTTTGCCACGGTGGAGTCCGGTGGGCGCTCGGGCTTCGGGCCGGCCAACTTGCCGGTGATAGCCTTCGAGGGGCACATCTTCCGTCGGTACACCAAGCACAAGTACGACCGCACCCATCCGTTGCTTTCCTACCCCTACAAGAAGAAAGCCGGGCCCCAATGGCAGGCCAACAACAAGGACCAGGCCAAGGCATGGGAGACCATGGCCACGGCCTTTGCCCTGGATCAGGAGGCGGCCCTGAAGTCGGCTTCGTGGGGTATGTTCCAGATCATGGGGTTCAACTTTGCCGATTGCGGTTACAAGAATGCATTCGACTTCGTGACCGCGATGAAGCTCAATGCCGGTCAGCAACTCAAGGCATTCCTAGGGTTCTGCAGCAAGAACCCGGCGTTCATCAAGGCGGCGAAAAACAAGGATTACGCCGGCATGGCGAGAAGCTACAACGGCGACGATTACGGCGACTACGACGCCAGGATCAAGCGAGCCTACGAAGCACTTGAAGGGAAGAAATAA